Proteins encoded within one genomic window of Amorphoplanes friuliensis DSM 7358:
- a CDS encoding valine--tRNA ligase, with the protein MSEATDTRTPDTRPTGGLSAQYQPGEVEQRRYEKWVSEGYFEADASSDKPPFTIVIPPPNVTGSLHMGHAFEHTLMDSLSRRRRMQGYEALWLPGMDHAGIATQNVVERQLAAQGLSRHDLGREKFIERVWQWKAESGGAILGQMKRLGDSVAWSRERFTMDEGLSRAVQTIFKRLYEDDLIYRANRIINWCPRCLTALSDIEVEHSDDDGELVSIRYGEGDNAIVVATTRAETMLGDTAVAVHPDDERYKHLIGTEVELPLTGRRIPIVADEHVDPSFGTGAVKVTPAHDPNDFEIGQRHNLPSITMMDERAVVTVPGPFEGLDRYEARPAVVAALREDGRIVAEKRPYVHSVGHCARCKTTVEPRLSLQWFVNTKPLAQAAGDAVRDGRVAIEPAELAKRYFAWVDNMHDWCISRQLWWGHRIPIWYGPDGEVVCVGPDEEPPTGEGWHQDEDVLDTWFSSGLWPFSTLGWPEKTVDLAKFYPTSVLVTGYDILFFWVARMMMFGLYAMDGKQPFDVVALHGMVRDQHGKKMSKSFGNVVDPLDWIERFGADATRFTLARGANPGSDVPVSEEWCQGSRNFCNKLWNATRFAMMNGATVTGDLPPASELSTIDKWILSRLQHVTAEVDEHFENYEFAKVCDALYHFAWDDVCDWYVELSKPVFAAGDAETAKTQRVLGHVLDQLLRLLHPVIPFVTEELWIALTGGETVMRATWPVADQAWIDDAAEEELAALQKVVTEVRRFRSDQGLKPSQRVSAALTGLGNVGIDTHEPLIRSLARLNAPGEDFTATATLAVTGAITVDLDTRGTIDVAAERARLEKDRAAAEKEAAQCRAKLGNEAFVGKAPEQVVTKIKDRLTTAETDLARIAAALKALPTS; encoded by the coding sequence GTGAGCGAAGCAACCGACACCCGTACCCCCGACACCCGGCCCACCGGTGGCCTCTCCGCCCAATACCAGCCGGGCGAGGTAGAGCAGCGGCGGTACGAGAAGTGGGTATCGGAGGGCTACTTCGAGGCCGACGCCTCCAGTGACAAGCCGCCGTTCACCATCGTCATCCCGCCGCCGAACGTCACCGGCTCCCTGCACATGGGCCACGCCTTCGAGCACACCCTGATGGACTCCCTGAGCCGCCGCCGGCGCATGCAGGGATACGAGGCGTTGTGGCTGCCGGGCATGGACCACGCGGGCATCGCCACGCAGAACGTCGTCGAACGTCAGCTCGCCGCCCAGGGACTGTCCCGCCACGACCTCGGCCGGGAGAAGTTCATCGAGCGCGTCTGGCAGTGGAAGGCCGAGTCCGGCGGCGCCATCCTCGGGCAGATGAAGCGGCTCGGTGACTCCGTCGCCTGGAGCCGTGAGCGGTTCACCATGGACGAGGGCCTGTCCCGCGCCGTGCAGACGATCTTCAAGCGGCTGTACGAGGACGACCTGATCTACCGGGCCAACCGCATCATCAACTGGTGCCCGCGCTGCCTGACCGCCCTGAGCGACATCGAGGTGGAGCACTCCGACGACGACGGCGAGCTCGTGTCGATCCGCTACGGCGAGGGTGACAACGCGATCGTGGTCGCCACCACCCGCGCCGAGACGATGCTCGGTGACACCGCGGTGGCCGTGCACCCCGACGACGAGCGCTACAAGCACCTGATCGGCACCGAGGTCGAGCTGCCGCTGACCGGCCGCCGCATTCCGATCGTGGCTGACGAGCACGTCGACCCCAGCTTCGGTACGGGCGCAGTCAAGGTCACGCCGGCGCACGACCCGAACGACTTCGAGATCGGCCAGCGGCACAACCTGCCCAGCATCACCATGATGGACGAGCGTGCCGTGGTCACCGTGCCCGGGCCGTTCGAGGGGCTCGACCGCTACGAGGCGCGTCCCGCCGTGGTCGCCGCGCTGCGTGAGGACGGCCGCATCGTCGCCGAGAAGCGCCCGTACGTGCACTCGGTCGGGCACTGTGCGCGCTGCAAGACGACGGTCGAGCCGCGGCTGTCGCTGCAGTGGTTCGTCAACACGAAGCCGCTGGCGCAGGCCGCCGGTGACGCGGTGCGCGACGGCCGGGTGGCGATCGAGCCGGCCGAGCTGGCCAAGCGCTACTTCGCCTGGGTCGACAACATGCACGACTGGTGCATCTCCCGCCAGCTGTGGTGGGGCCATCGGATCCCGATCTGGTACGGGCCCGACGGCGAAGTTGTCTGCGTCGGCCCCGACGAGGAACCGCCGACCGGTGAAGGCTGGCACCAGGACGAGGATGTTCTCGACACCTGGTTCTCCTCCGGACTGTGGCCGTTCTCCACGCTGGGCTGGCCGGAGAAGACGGTCGACCTGGCCAAGTTCTACCCGACCAGCGTGCTGGTCACCGGGTACGACATCCTCTTCTTCTGGGTCGCCCGGATGATGATGTTCGGGCTGTACGCGATGGACGGCAAGCAGCCGTTCGACGTTGTCGCCCTGCACGGCATGGTGCGTGACCAGCACGGCAAGAAGATGTCGAAGTCGTTCGGCAACGTCGTCGACCCGCTGGACTGGATCGAACGGTTCGGCGCCGACGCCACCCGCTTCACCCTGGCCCGCGGGGCCAACCCGGGCTCCGACGTGCCGGTCAGTGAGGAGTGGTGCCAGGGCTCGCGCAACTTCTGCAACAAGCTCTGGAATGCCACCCGGTTCGCCATGATGAACGGCGCAACTGTCACCGGTGACCTGCCGCCGGCCTCCGAGCTCTCGACCATCGACAAGTGGATCCTGTCGCGGCTCCAGCACGTCACCGCCGAGGTCGACGAGCACTTCGAGAACTACGAGTTCGCCAAGGTGTGCGACGCGCTCTACCACTTCGCCTGGGACGACGTCTGCGACTGGTACGTCGAGCTCAGCAAGCCGGTGTTCGCGGCCGGTGACGCCGAGACCGCGAAGACCCAGCGGGTCCTCGGGCACGTGCTCGACCAGCTCCTGCGGCTGCTGCACCCGGTGATCCCGTTTGTCACCGAGGAGCTGTGGATCGCCCTCACCGGCGGCGAGACCGTCATGCGGGCGACCTGGCCCGTCGCGGATCAGGCGTGGATCGACGACGCGGCCGAGGAAGAGCTCGCCGCCCTGCAGAAGGTCGTCACCGAGGTCCGGCGGTTCCGCTCCGACCAGGGGCTCAAGCCGAGCCAGCGGGTCAGCGCGGCCCTCACCGGCCTGGGCAACGTCGGCATCGACACCCACGAGCCGCTGATCCGGTCGCTCGCCCGGCTCAACGCCCCCGGTGAGGACTTCACCGCCACCGCCACCCTCGCGGTGACCGGCGCCATCACGGTCGACCTCGACACCCGCGGCACCATCGACGTCGCCGCCGAACGGGCCCGGCTCGAGAAGGACCGCGCCGCGGCCGAGAAGGAAGCGGCGCAATGCCGTGCCAAGCTCGGCAACGAAGCATTTGTCGGTAAAGCCCCCGAACAGGTGGTCACGAAGATCAAGGATCGGCTGACCACCGCCGAGACGGACCTGGCGAGAATTGCTGCGGCCCTGAAAGCGTTGCCAACGTCATGA
- a CDS encoding bifunctional folylpolyglutamate synthase/dihydrofolate synthase — protein sequence MSTYQEVIAALDGRGFTRMAFDMQKIRDLMDVLGSPQRAYPSIHLTGTNGKTSTARMIDSLLRAHGLHTGRYTSPHLETVRERISLDGEPISEERLAAVYDEIAPLADLIDKRSAEPLTYFDMTTAMAYATFADAPVDIAVVEVGLGGEEDATNVLEAGVCVITPIGLDHTEWLGDTIEDIAWAKAGIIHHGATVISALQTEEAMRPLLERSASMGATVAREGSEFGVIRRDQAVGGQYLTLQGLGGVYDEVFLPLFGAHQAQNAAMALAAVEAFLGAGPEKQLDPEIVREGLSGVDSPGRLERVRSAPTILLDGAHNPHGMAATVTALEEEFAFRHLVVILAVMADKDASGLLELLEPVTAQLVVTQNSSPRSMPVDELAQEAIEIFGEDRVTVTQTMPDAIEEAVVLAEENTDGEHSGVAVLVTGSIVTVADARKLLKK from the coding sequence ATGAGCACTTACCAAGAGGTGATTGCCGCGCTCGACGGGCGCGGCTTCACCCGCATGGCCTTCGACATGCAGAAGATCCGTGACCTCATGGACGTGCTCGGCAGTCCGCAGCGGGCGTACCCGTCGATCCACCTGACCGGGACCAACGGCAAGACGTCGACGGCCCGGATGATCGACAGTCTGCTGCGCGCGCACGGCCTGCACACCGGCCGCTACACCAGCCCGCACCTCGAGACGGTGCGGGAACGCATCAGCCTCGACGGCGAGCCGATTTCCGAGGAACGGCTGGCCGCGGTCTACGACGAGATCGCACCCCTGGCCGACCTGATCGACAAGCGCTCGGCCGAGCCGCTGACCTACTTCGACATGACCACGGCAATGGCCTACGCGACGTTCGCCGACGCGCCGGTCGACATCGCCGTGGTCGAGGTCGGGCTCGGCGGCGAGGAGGACGCCACCAACGTCCTCGAGGCCGGCGTCTGCGTGATCACCCCGATCGGGCTCGACCACACCGAGTGGCTCGGCGACACGATCGAGGACATCGCCTGGGCCAAGGCCGGCATCATCCACCACGGCGCCACCGTGATCAGCGCGCTCCAGACCGAAGAGGCCATGCGGCCGCTGCTGGAGCGTTCCGCCTCGATGGGCGCGACCGTGGCTCGTGAGGGCAGCGAGTTCGGCGTGATCCGGCGCGACCAGGCTGTCGGCGGTCAGTACCTGACCCTGCAGGGCCTCGGCGGCGTGTACGACGAGGTGTTCCTGCCGCTCTTCGGCGCCCACCAGGCGCAGAACGCCGCCATGGCCCTGGCCGCGGTCGAGGCGTTCCTCGGTGCCGGACCGGAGAAGCAGCTCGACCCGGAGATCGTCCGGGAAGGCCTCAGCGGCGTCGACTCCCCGGGCCGGCTCGAACGCGTCCGCAGCGCGCCGACGATTTTGCTCGACGGCGCGCACAACCCGCACGGCATGGCAGCGACCGTGACCGCGCTCGAGGAAGAGTTCGCGTTCCGCCACCTGGTCGTGATCTTGGCGGTCATGGCGGACAAGGACGCGTCCGGGCTGCTCGAGCTGCTCGAGCCGGTCACGGCCCAGCTCGTGGTGACACAGAACAGCTCACCGCGTTCCATGCCGGTCGACGAACTGGCGCAGGAAGCCATCGAGATCTTCGGTGAGGACCGCGTGACCGTGACCCAGACGATGCCGGACGCCATCGAGGAAGCGGTCGTCCTCGCGGAGGAAAACACCGACGGCGAGCACAGCGGCGTCGCGGTGCTGGTCACCGGCTCGATCGTCACCGTCGCCGACGCAAGGAAGCTGCTGAAGAAGTGA
- a CDS encoding DUF4233 domain-containing protein has protein sequence MTTPPPEPKPSGLRNPAAAVRGLGAGTLALEAIVLLLAIQPIRIFAGNLSGWGVGAVVALAVLAAALAGSMRRPWAWHAGSVLQVLLLASGLLHWSLAALGLIFGTAWLYATSVRRKILG, from the coding sequence GTGACCACTCCACCACCGGAGCCGAAGCCGTCGGGGCTGCGGAACCCCGCCGCCGCGGTGCGAGGTCTGGGTGCGGGCACGCTCGCCCTCGAAGCGATCGTGCTCCTCCTCGCGATCCAGCCGATCCGGATCTTCGCCGGGAACCTCAGCGGCTGGGGCGTCGGCGCGGTGGTGGCCCTGGCCGTGCTGGCGGCCGCCCTCGCCGGCAGCATGCGCCGCCCGTGGGCCTGGCACGCGGGCTCGGTGCTCCAGGTCCTCCTGCTCGCCTCGGGCCTGCTGCACTGGTCCCTGGCGGCGCTCGGCCTCATCTTCGGTACGGCTTGGCTCTACGCAACCTCGGTACGCCGCAAAATCCTGGGCTGA
- a CDS encoding VOC family protein — translation MANQNGRPIAPARKLVAAVVGTIAVFVMLFGLGMSSWAIVALGVAMLALAIGIGMVNVVRRGARAWVSGSAEVRAISDPPATAIYGRAELQIVIVAPGLPTSEVTVRDPRVPVAKWPRVGDTLPVTVDVDDMRRVRIIWDEAETYGATTQNVPPTFYEEDLPDDDLLGGEPEPPPWATRDRQWGRGPDEPPPPPPPAPRLGDLDDTIPPPPPPPRQTEPEEVIVRDSPGGPILEGQLVEPDYEYSTPLPQRARTATATTPRPRPRPHPSGTPETPTEAAPPTPQAADAGSDTLDPPLAEQAPPPQQAPGFRFTPNNPAPRSPASDVGPTSTSDAGPTSTSYTAPTSTFDAAPTSTSEAGATSTAYAASTSASDAGPTSASDAAPTSASSAERTSGSGAGPTSATYAAPTSTSDAGPTSTFDAGATSTAYAGRIGETDSRPTAETYAASTTASDTRSTSATHAEPTSKDGTRSAADDPQIDLALDGDPEPPPEFQPQARAAMADDVMAPPVDADPPRASSTGSAPESSGDRAGRLLDAETQAPRSRSADDDLLGDLEPPPWQVREQQSAPGEAVRPEPTPARTAAAAGTRPSDDDTPPEVHQPAPPAPERRSHPRPRPAADEAPPRPATTEQPPGDDRPKHPAASAGLAAAAGAVVAAGVTAIGNAFRGRKREEPGRSPEPAQRSPRPSPDQTRRPAAPNPVPPQSEHRAAATPSPYARPAPTPTASAPTPTPTSAPPTAPEPTSGPVPTPVPSGPATRPTPPAAVPAPADTAARSASGSAAPAPAETGTRATPAGAVPAPTKTDSRSAAGSTTAAHPEAGTQAASVAAFPAPTEPGNRPKPDGDVPPQAGPGRNTVAASRATTSGETRPNPGPNSSAASEDSPRPSSGPGRQSPAATGTGSASGPTASDPTASSSAAFSSAARGTSEERVTAAGSGAVPEAGAGRSGSSTSSGPADRPSSSESSAAANPAGSSNPPAGPARGSAKGPGTTYGTARSPEAADQVRSTRSGRSPWSDLEGGFEPDERADDLITAYPSARPGPAGAIHGVGVTALVTNLERSVAFYREMLGFYEIDMGSGSAVLASGDMRLVLRTVRDLSSGAGRQIYLNLEVGDVEAVYEELKRKGVKFVHGPRPVNRGDKLELWAASFHDPDDHNIAITQWRAIR, via the coding sequence GTGGCGAACCAGAACGGCCGGCCGATCGCGCCTGCCCGAAAACTCGTGGCGGCGGTCGTGGGCACCATCGCGGTGTTCGTGATGCTGTTCGGCCTCGGCATGTCCAGCTGGGCGATCGTCGCCCTGGGCGTGGCCATGCTCGCCCTGGCCATCGGCATCGGCATGGTCAACGTCGTCCGCCGCGGCGCCCGCGCCTGGGTCTCCGGCTCGGCCGAGGTCAGAGCCATCTCGGACCCCCCGGCAACCGCCATCTACGGCCGCGCCGAGCTCCAGATCGTGATCGTCGCCCCGGGCCTCCCGACCTCCGAGGTGACCGTCCGCGACCCCCGCGTCCCCGTCGCGAAGTGGCCCCGCGTGGGTGACACCCTCCCGGTCACGGTCGACGTCGACGACATGCGCCGCGTCCGCATCATCTGGGACGAGGCCGAAACCTACGGCGCGACCACCCAGAACGTCCCGCCGACGTTCTACGAGGAAGACCTCCCCGACGACGACCTCCTGGGCGGCGAACCCGAACCACCCCCGTGGGCCACCCGCGACCGCCAGTGGGGCCGCGGCCCCGACGAACCACCACCCCCGCCCCCGCCGGCCCCCCGCCTGGGCGACCTCGACGACACCATCCCCCCGCCTCCGCCACCCCCGCGCCAGACGGAGCCCGAAGAGGTCATCGTCCGCGACTCCCCCGGCGGCCCCATCCTCGAAGGCCAGCTCGTCGAACCCGACTACGAATACAGCACCCCCCTCCCCCAGCGCGCCCGCACCGCAACAGCAACAACCCCCAGACCCCGACCCAGACCCCACCCCTCCGGTACGCCCGAGACGCCGACAGAAGCAGCACCACCCACTCCGCAAGCGGCTGACGCAGGCAGCGACACGCTCGACCCCCCACTGGCAGAGCAGGCCCCACCCCCACAGCAAGCCCCCGGCTTCCGCTTCACCCCGAACAACCCCGCCCCCCGTTCGCCGGCATCCGACGTCGGACCGACCTCGACGTCCGACGCTGGACCCACCTCGACGTCCTACACAGCGCCCACCTCGACGTTCGATGCTGCGCCAACCTCGACGTCTGAGGCTGGGGCCACCTCGACGGCCTACGCAGCGTCCACCTCGGCGTCCGACGCTGGGCCGACCTCGGCGTCCGACGCTGCGCCCACCTCGGCATCCAGCGCTGAACGCACGTCAGGGTCCGGTGCTGGACCGACCTCGGCGACCTACGCAGCGCCCACCTCGACGTCCGACGCTGGACCGACCTCGACGTTCGATGCTGGGGCCACCTCGACGGCATACGCCGGACGCATTGGGGAGACCGACTCTCGACCCACGGCCGAGACCTATGCCGCGTCGACCACGGCATCCGACACCCGGTCCACGTCAGCGACCCACGCCGAGCCGACGTCGAAGGACGGCACCCGGTCAGCGGCCGACGATCCGCAGATCGACCTGGCCCTGGACGGCGACCCGGAACCACCCCCGGAGTTCCAGCCGCAGGCCCGAGCCGCCATGGCCGATGACGTGATGGCACCGCCGGTCGACGCCGACCCTCCCCGCGCCTCTTCCACCGGGTCCGCACCCGAAAGCTCCGGTGACCGCGCGGGCCGCCTCCTCGACGCCGAAACGCAGGCTCCCAGATCCCGATCCGCCGACGACGACCTGCTGGGCGACCTGGAACCGCCCCCGTGGCAGGTCCGCGAACAGCAATCCGCCCCTGGCGAAGCTGTCCGACCCGAGCCCACCCCGGCCCGGACCGCCGCTGCTGCCGGCACCCGCCCGTCGGACGACGACACCCCGCCCGAAGTTCACCAGCCCGCCCCGCCCGCTCCCGAGAGGCGATCACACCCACGCCCCCGCCCCGCGGCAGACGAGGCCCCACCCCGACCGGCAACCACGGAGCAGCCCCCCGGCGACGACCGGCCGAAGCACCCCGCCGCGTCAGCCGGCCTGGCAGCAGCCGCAGGCGCAGTGGTAGCCGCAGGTGTAACCGCAATTGGCAACGCTTTCCGAGGCCGCAAGCGCGAAGAGCCCGGCAGGTCCCCCGAACCCGCCCAGCGATCCCCGCGCCCCTCCCCGGACCAGACCCGGCGACCGGCAGCCCCCAACCCGGTCCCGCCGCAGTCCGAGCACCGCGCAGCCGCCACCCCGAGCCCGTACGCCAGGCCGGCCCCGACCCCGACCGCCTCAGCCCCGACACCCACACCGACGTCGGCCCCACCCACGGCTCCCGAGCCCACCTCCGGCCCGGTCCCCACCCCGGTCCCCTCCGGCCCGGCCACCCGCCCAACTCCACCCGCCGCCGTACCGGCACCCGCCGACACCGCCGCTCGATCAGCCTCAGGCTCCGCCGCCCCGGCACCGGCGGAAACCGGCACCCGAGCAACTCCAGCCGGAGCCGTCCCCGCACCCACCAAAACCGACTCCCGATCAGCGGCCGGCTCCACCACCGCGGCACACCCCGAAGCCGGGACCCAGGCGGCTTCAGTCGCCGCCTTCCCGGCGCCCACCGAGCCTGGCAATCGACCGAAACCCGACGGCGACGTGCCACCGCAGGCCGGGCCCGGTCGCAACACGGTCGCGGCCTCTCGCGCCACGACATCCGGCGAGACCCGACCGAACCCCGGCCCGAACAGCTCAGCGGCGTCCGAGGACAGCCCCAGGCCCAGCTCGGGACCTGGCCGTCAGTCACCTGCCGCAACCGGCACCGGGTCGGCCTCCGGTCCGACCGCCTCCGATCCGACCGCGTCCAGCTCGGCCGCGTTCAGTTCGGCCGCTCGCGGAACCAGCGAAGAACGGGTGACCGCCGCCGGGTCCGGTGCCGTTCCCGAGGCCGGCGCCGGGCGCTCTGGCTCGTCCACTTCTTCCGGTCCCGCGGACCGTCCCAGCTCGTCAGAATCGTCCGCTGCCGCGAATCCCGCCGGTTCCTCCAACCCACCGGCCGGCCCGGCCCGTGGGAGCGCGAAGGGTCCGGGAACGACCTATGGCACAGCCCGCAGCCCTGAGGCAGCGGACCAGGTCAGGTCCACCCGCAGCGGCCGGAGCCCGTGGTCCGATCTCGAGGGTGGTTTTGAGCCGGACGAGCGGGCCGACGATCTGATCACCGCTTATCCGAGTGCACGACCGGGCCCGGCCGGGGCGATCCACGGTGTCGGGGTCACCGCCCTGGTCACCAACTTGGAGCGTTCGGTGGCGTTCTACCGGGAGATGCTCGGCTTCTACGAGATCGACATGGGGTCGGGCAGCGCCGTGCTCGCTTCGGGGGACATGCGGCTGGTTCTGCGTACCGTGCGGGATCTGTCCTCGGGGGCCGGGCGGCAGATCTATCTGAATCTCGAGGTCGGTGACGTGGAAGCGGTCTACGAGGAGCTCAAGCGCAAGGGCGTGAAGTTCGTCCATGGTCCGCGGCCGGTGAACCGTGGCGACAAGCTGGAGCTCTGGGCGGCGTCGTTCCACGACCCGGACGATCACAACATCGCCATCACGCAGTGGCGGGCCATCCGCTGA
- the ndk gene encoding nucleoside-diphosphate kinase, translated as MSTATPTERTLMLVKPDALRRGLLGEILGRFERKGLTIDALVVRTMDAELADQHYAEHVDKAFYPPLKDFMTSGPLAAVVLSGDEVIAVVRALVGATDGRKAAAGTIRGDLSLSNRENLVHASDSADSAKRELALWFPEL; from the coding sequence GTGTCCACCGCCACCCCCACCGAGCGCACGCTCATGCTCGTCAAGCCCGATGCGCTGCGCCGCGGACTCCTCGGGGAGATCCTCGGACGGTTCGAGCGCAAGGGCCTCACGATCGACGCGCTGGTCGTGCGCACCATGGATGCGGAGCTCGCCGACCAGCACTACGCCGAGCACGTCGACAAGGCGTTCTACCCGCCGCTCAAGGACTTCATGACCAGCGGGCCGCTCGCCGCCGTGGTCCTCTCCGGCGACGAGGTCATCGCCGTCGTCCGCGCCCTCGTCGGCGCCACCGACGGGCGCAAGGCCGCCGCGGGCACGATCCGCGGCGACCTCTCCCTGTCGAACCGGGAAAACCTGGTCCACGCCTCCGACTCGGCCGACAGTGCCAAGCGGGAGCTCGCCCTCTGGTTCCCGGAGCTCTAG
- a CDS encoding carboxymuconolactone decarboxylase family protein has protein sequence MPRLTIDRVAPGAYRAVYGMEKYCRENVDPTLYELVKLRASIVNGCSFCTDMHSREALAQGESSRRLFAVAAWHDAPFFSEKERAALALTDAVTRLGEHGVPDEVWEPAAKAFTEEELGNLLMAIATINVWNRLSIATRNEPPLEV, from the coding sequence ATGCCCCGCTTGACCATCGACCGGGTCGCACCCGGCGCCTACCGCGCGGTCTACGGCATGGAGAAGTACTGCCGCGAGAACGTCGACCCCACGCTCTACGAGCTGGTCAAACTCCGTGCCTCGATCGTGAACGGGTGCTCGTTCTGCACCGACATGCACAGCCGCGAGGCGCTGGCGCAGGGTGAGTCGAGCCGCCGGCTCTTTGCGGTCGCGGCCTGGCACGACGCGCCGTTCTTCAGTGAGAAGGAGCGTGCCGCGCTGGCGCTGACCGATGCCGTGACGCGCCTCGGCGAGCACGGCGTCCCGGACGAGGTCTGGGAGCCGGCCGCCAAGGCGTTCACGGAGGAGGAGCTGGGGAACCTGCTCATGGCCATCGCCACGATCAACGTCTGGAACCGGCTGTCGATCGCGACCCGCAACGAGCCGCCCCTGGAGGTCTAG
- a CDS encoding alkaline phosphatase D family protein, which translates to MTFIDRRSLLRAGLAGGVLGALPAGSALAGPAPVAPALGGRARHRPVLTHGVQSGDATAHSAVVWARADRPGRMWVEASRRPDLRGARRVRGPILTPGTDFTGKVRLRGLPAGEKIYYRVHVEGLDHHAGEPLTGSLSTAPDRRQDISFVWTGDVVGQGWGIDPAYGGLKLFESMRARRPDFLLHSGDTVYADGPLVPSVTLPDGRIYRNLVTEEKSKVAETLTEYRGQYAYNLLDDAYRAFAAEVPQINQWDDHEVTNNWYPGEILDDARYTEKRVDVLAARAHRAYHEWVPIPSQSGPVHRKISYGPLLDVFVLDMRTFKDVNDGNTYADPNRGLLGTEQREWLIRGLKNSKATWKVIANDLPLGIVVPDGPTAQEGVAQGDPGAPKGRELEFAQVLQSAHRAGVTGIVFLTADVHYTAAHHYDPARAAVQDFTPFWEFVSGPAHAGAFGPNALDATFGPNTAFVHAPPVANTSPADGYQHFGEVRIDGRTGAFHVDLRDREGKSLWSTTLPAPHHG; encoded by the coding sequence ATGACCTTCATCGATCGACGCAGCCTGCTGCGGGCCGGCCTGGCCGGTGGCGTGCTCGGCGCACTGCCGGCCGGCTCTGCTCTGGCCGGTCCCGCTCCCGTCGCGCCCGCTCTGGGCGGCCGGGCGCGCCACCGCCCGGTTCTCACCCACGGGGTTCAGTCCGGGGATGCGACCGCGCACTCCGCCGTTGTCTGGGCACGGGCGGACCGGCCCGGCCGGATGTGGGTCGAGGCGAGCCGCCGCCCCGACCTGCGTGGCGCCCGCCGGGTGCGCGGCCCGATCCTGACCCCCGGCACCGACTTCACGGGCAAGGTACGGCTGCGCGGCCTCCCCGCCGGCGAGAAGATCTACTACCGCGTCCACGTGGAGGGCCTCGACCACCACGCGGGCGAGCCGCTCACCGGGTCGCTCAGCACCGCCCCCGACCGGCGGCAGGACATCTCGTTCGTGTGGACCGGCGACGTCGTCGGGCAGGGCTGGGGCATCGACCCCGCGTACGGCGGCCTCAAGCTTTTCGAGTCCATGCGCGCCCGCCGCCCCGACTTCCTGCTGCACAGCGGCGACACCGTGTACGCCGACGGGCCGCTCGTGCCGTCGGTGACGCTGCCGGACGGCCGGATCTACCGCAACCTGGTGACGGAGGAGAAGTCCAAGGTCGCCGAGACGCTCACCGAGTACCGCGGCCAGTACGCGTACAACCTGCTCGACGACGCGTACCGGGCGTTCGCCGCCGAGGTGCCGCAGATCAACCAGTGGGACGACCACGAGGTGACCAACAACTGGTACCCGGGCGAGATCCTCGACGACGCGCGTTACACCGAGAAGCGCGTCGACGTGCTGGCCGCGCGGGCGCACCGGGCGTACCACGAGTGGGTGCCGATCCCGTCGCAGTCCGGACCGGTCCACCGCAAGATCTCGTACGGCCCGCTGCTGGACGTGTTCGTGCTGGACATGCGCACGTTCAAGGACGTCAACGACGGCAACACGTACGCCGACCCGAACCGTGGCCTCCTCGGCACCGAGCAGCGCGAGTGGCTGATCCGCGGCCTGAAGAACTCGAAGGCCACCTGGAAGGTCATCGCCAACGACCTGCCGCTGGGCATCGTCGTCCCGGACGGCCCGACCGCGCAGGAAGGTGTCGCCCAGGGTGACCCGGGTGCACCCAAGGGCCGCGAGCTGGAGTTCGCACAGGTCCTGCAGTCGGCGCACCGGGCCGGCGTGACCGGCATCGTCTTCCTGACGGCCGACGTGCACTACACGGCGGCACACCACTACGACCCGGCCCGCGCCGCCGTGCAGGACTTCACACCGTTCTGGGAGTTCGTGTCGGGCCCGGCCCACGCCGGCGCCTTCGGCCCGAACGCCCTCGACGCGACCTTCGGCCCGAACACCGCCTTCGTGCACGCGCCACCGGTCGCCAACACGTCCCCGGCCGACGGCTACCAGCACTTCGGCGAGGTCCGCATCGACGGCCGCACCGGCGCCTTCCACGTGGACCTCCGCGACCGCGAAGGCAAGTCCCTCTGGAGCACAACGTTGCCGGCCCCGCACCACGGGTGA